A region from the Streptosporangium sp. NBC_01756 genome encodes:
- a CDS encoding WXG100 family type VII secretion target, producing MSQSTDYTKGGFAADYTKVNFVEMERVEGELLKVVTAMDTVTDNLITQLRNTLGEESWSGGASEYFEQHRAKWDQAEQEMGRQLSEAAKALGIATANYRAAEARNKAIWSAG from the coding sequence ATGAGCCAGTCAACCGACTACACCAAGGGCGGTTTCGCAGCCGACTACACGAAGGTCAACTTCGTGGAGATGGAGCGAGTCGAGGGGGAGCTCCTCAAGGTCGTCACGGCCATGGACACAGTCACCGACAATCTCATCACCCAGCTCAGGAACACTCTGGGTGAGGAGAGCTGGTCCGGTGGAGCATCGGAATACTTCGAGCAGCACAGGGCCAAGTGGGACCAGGCCGAGCAGGAGATGGGGCGCCAGCTCAGCGAGGCCGCCAAGGCCCTCGGCATCGCCACTGCGAACTACCGGGCGGCCGAGGCGAGGAACAAGGCCATCTGGTCCGCCGGCTGA
- a CDS encoding WXG100 family type VII secretion target yields the protein MDFYGASPDKIRTGAGLVADAAQNVEGLRRGVSVTTQELTASGWLGTASAKFLQAMTAWDKQMLIVRNDLEDIADRMGQNVVVYSAADQDVQSGMGRVDSLINTGSVDAKINADGSRNG from the coding sequence GTGGATTTTTACGGTGCTAGCCCCGACAAGATCAGAACAGGGGCGGGGCTTGTTGCTGACGCCGCGCAGAATGTCGAAGGTCTGCGTAGGGGAGTTTCAGTCACCACGCAGGAGCTGACTGCTTCGGGCTGGCTCGGAACGGCGTCGGCCAAGTTCCTGCAGGCGATGACCGCCTGGGACAAGCAGATGCTGATCGTTCGGAACGATCTGGAGGACATCGCCGACCGGATGGGCCAGAACGTCGTCGTCTATAGCGCAGCCGACCAGGACGTGCAGTCGGGTATGGGGCGTGTCGACTCGCTCATCAACACCGGCTCGGTCGACGCGAAGATCAACGCAGACGGTTCGAGGAACGGGTAA